The genomic DNA GCGGTCCTGCACGCCGCCGGTGCGGCGCATGCTCGCACGCTGAACCAGACCTCGCTGGACGCGACGTTTGTGATCGACAAGCTCCCGGTGAACATGCTGTACATGGGCCTGATCGGGCTCGCATGCCCGGGCACGCGCGTGATCAAGTGTGTGCGCGATCCGATCGATACGTGCCTCTCATGCTTGTTCCAACTCCGGGGGGCGCTCGCGCCGTACTGCGATCGGCCGGACTGGCTCGGGCGTTTCTATCGCGACGCCGCGAGACTCGATGATCACTGGTCGCGAGTCCTCGACATGCCACGCCTTGAGATTCGCTACGAGGAGCACGTCGAAGATGCCTCTGGCCACGCACGTCGCATGTGCGAGTTCCTCGGCTTGAAGTGGGACGAGAGGATGCTCCGGCACGAGTCGCAGAAGAAGGTCGCGATGACCCGCAGCATCGATCAGGTGCGGCTGCCGGTCTATCGGTCCGCTGTCGCACGCTGGCGGAATTACGAGAAATACCTCGGCCCGCTGATCGAGGCGATCGGGGCTCCCACACGGGGTCAATAAGCCCCGTACGCCGGTCGTGGCAGCACTTGGAAGGGCAACGCGTTCGGGCTATGCTTACGCCCTGTTCCCGTTCGGCCGCCCCCAGCGGCACACAGCGAGCGAGAATAGCTATTTGATGTTTGTCCGGGGTATAGCGCAGCTTGGTTAGCGCGCTTGACTGGGGGTCAAGAGGTCGGCGGTTCGAATCCGCCTACCCCGATTCAGTAGACCTGATGGCCCCAGCAAGTGCCGGGGCCATCGGTGTTTACGGACAAGTTCAATCCTGTCCTGTCATCCTGACTACAGCAGGCTTGGTTTGAACTGCGGACCAGAGCCAATCGCAAAACGAGCTGACGTGCCAGCGAGGATCAATCTTCCGCGACGGGAACGCGTGCATTCTTCAGCTGCTTCTCGATCAAAATCGTGCTTGCCTGGAACTCCGTCGCAAGTTCTCGGACTGTCTCGCCATCCGCCCAATGACCGGCACGCTCCTTCAACGCTTGCTGTGGCGCGATCAGTTCGGCGGCGAATGCTCGCGATGCTCGTTGGTTCCAAGTAAATGCGTCCGTCACAAGTCGTGGACCGCGGGCACTCCCGACTGCTATTTGAAACAGTCCGCGAGCGATTCGGAAACGGTCATCCTCTGGGCGCGACGCTCGTGGCCCAACCAACTGTGCAGTGCCGTCGTGGGATTTGCCAGCGATGAGCTTGACACTTCGACCACTCAAATGATTCTCGTCGACTGCCTGCAGCCGGACGCCAAGAACGGACTCGGCAAGGTCTTCGACCGAGTCCAACCTATGATCTACGGAAATAGAGGCTCGCGCCCGGAAGTCTCTCGCCAACTGATATCCGTACTTGTCAGCGCGCACGAAGGCGTTTTCGGGAGGGGGTGGCGCCACTGGAGGAAATCCGCTCAAGCGATGTGAGTTTTGCGCCCGCTCAACCCAACGCCACTGCTTGTCAATGCTGTCTGAAGATGCAGCGGTGGTTATGTCCTGCACAAGCGGGTCATCCGCGTCTGCAAACTGTTCAAGTACGCCCGCCAGCGAATCTGAGACTTCGTCCCTGTCGTACGGATTGAGACCCAATCGACCGGCCATTATGCAGAACTGTCTCTCTTCCATGTCAGCTTCTTGGATCGCCCTCCACGTGTCTCGAACGTCGCGCACACGAACGTCATCGATCCCATTTACTCTGGTGAGGATATTGGACACAAACTGAGCAAGCGTCTGCTCGGTTGGTTCTGTTTCGAGCGCCGCCCATCCAGAGTCAACGAAGAACGCGGGCATGTGAGGCAGAGCGTCTTCAGTATCTGCTCGCCATTCCGCGCGCAGCCCGCGTCCATCACTAAAAAGGTACAACGCCGGCAGTAGAAGATCCGATTCCGCTGCGCGAAGGCAATGACGCTTCGTCCAAGAGAAACTCGGTTCGTCTGAATCAGGCGGAGGCACGAACTCGCCTCTGCACGGTTCATTGAGCAACACCCACCAGTTGCTGACAATCCAGTCGCACACTGCGAACAATGGAACGTAAAGTAGCGATCGCTCATCGTTGAGCTTCTTGTCGAGCACACGGCTGACAGTGCGCGCGCCCACCCGGATGCGCAACGCCGACCATGTTGCCTTCTCTAGCGAGTCGGTTGCTGCGGGCTGAGCCACCGGATCAGATTCGATGTGGAGGAATCTCGACATTCGGTACTTCGTTCAAACGGGAAATAGGCAGAGGGTAATGGCGGGGATCATCAATGGGGAAGCCGTGGTACTCGTGGCTGTCATAACCGCTCTGCCGTGCCTCGTGCAGTACGCCATTGATGCGCACCCACGCTCGTTTGGGAAACCTACCGCGGAACTCGGCGACAGAACGAGAACGGATCGCCAAGCGGAGAGCATTTTGAAGGAGCGGCCATTGTTCAGGTGGGTAGAAGTCGCACTTGTAGTCATCCGCTTGGAACGCGCCTGGTCCGGCAGGACTCGTGTAGTCCTTGTGCTTGCGATGCCCGGTGTACGCCACCTGTTCCGACAACTCTCTCGGAGTGGAGGCGTCCGACGGCCAATCGGCGAATCGCCCAGGCTTGTTCTTTCGCTGATGACAGGACCTTCTAGCCATGCCGAAGTATATCGACCGAGACATGGGTAGCCCGGAGTTCCAGTTCCGGGGGGGAACAATCGACACACGCGCCTCGCAGGCATCGGCGGGTGATCGGATGGGAACTCCCAAGGGCCCTGCGGCTTCCATCACGCGGCCTTGCTCCGTACGAGCAGACTTCGCCTTATCGGAAGACCTCGCGGGTCGGAGGACGGTTGGATTGAGCAACCAGAACTGGGCTCAAGCCCCCAAGCCAAGCTCAGTCACGGCGTCACGACCAGTAACTCCCGGATTCCGGGCTTCCAGACCCTAACGCCCTCCAAGAAAAGTTCTATTGGTGTACTGTCACCCCGATTCAATGTACTGGGTGTATGTGCTGGTGAGCCAGGTCACGGGGCGTCGGTACACCGGCTCGTGTGCGGACATTGATGAACGGCTGAGGCGTCACAATGCGGGACATTCACTGGCGACACGGCATGGCGTGCCGTGGGTTGTTGTGTATCGAGAGTCGTTTCCGACCCGCGCCGAGGCCGCGCGTCGCGAGAGATACCTGAAGACCGGTCAGGGTCGGCGTTGGCTG from Phycisphaeraceae bacterium includes the following:
- a CDS encoding GIY-YIG nuclease family protein, with translation MYWVYVLVSQVTGRRYTGSCADIDERLRRHNAGHSLATRHGVPWVVVYRESFPTRAEAARRERYLKTGQGRRWLDEQLGERGRLGRQVGGSNPPTPILPTGK